In a genomic window of Styela clava chromosome 7, kaStyClav1.hap1.2, whole genome shotgun sequence:
- the LOC120328884 gene encoding uncharacterized protein LOC120328884 — MPISSTNQRLTRELYKPPPRSLIELRLMQQQGKYHSSGSIGLRTSVEGRLSRERHLDGMYSRKTAVVEPINDKETANKDGWENGTGNGESTRKTSQKNTSKIATSASTANNVGFCRLWCCGAHLTRCNIISFFIGLLLGALLTGLVVGLTLYGEIKARDERIAELEALNEYCFQDPCPSRSSSCGYSTNNEQIVCFCDNTTSQETISEAGYIDGYNCTFFNRTINPTTPSTA, encoded by the exons ATGCCTATCAGTTCGACTAACCAACGGCTTACTAGGGAGTTATATAAGCCGCCACCAAGATCGCTGATAGAATTACGATTGATGCAACAACAAGGTAAATACCACAGTTCTGGAAGTATTGGACTGAGAACAAGTGTTGAAGGAAGACTGAGCAGAGAGAGGCATCTAGATGGAATGTATTCAAGGAAG ACCGCTGTTGTGGAACCAATAAATGATAAGGAAACCGCAAATAAAGATGGATGGGAAAATGGAACCGGCAATGGTGAAAGCACAAGAAAAACATCACAAAAGAATACGAGTAAAATAGCCACAAGTGCTTCCACAGCAAATAATGTTGGATTTTGTAGGCTATGGTGCTGCGGTGCCCATTTGACAAGATGCAACATCATATCGTTTTTTATTGGTTTGCTACTTGGAGCTCTCTTAACGGGGTTGGTGGTTGGATTAACGTTATACGGAGAAATAAAAG cTCGAGATGAACGAATTGCTGAATTGGAAGCACTGAATGAATATTGTTTCCAAGATCCTTGTCCATCCAGATCGTCATCGTGCGGTTATTCCACAAACAATGAACAAATCGTATGCTTCTGTGACAATACGACAAGTCAAGAAACGATCAGTG AAGCTGGATATATCGACGGATATAATTGTACGTTTTTCAATCGAACTATAAATCCTACAACACCATCCACAGCGTAA